GGAATGGTTTACTACAAACATGAATTAACGCAAAGGAATATCCTGCGATTGCCATCATTTTATCCGGAGGTTTTCTGAATGAACCATGTGTTAATCCTATCCGATACGCATCACATTGTTAAAAGTTTAAGTTTGTTGATTCAAACCGAGCCGTCGTTACATGTACTGGAGGCTCCTCGTGATGTGATCGGCAACATGGATCAACTTCCGGATAATTCTGTGATCATCGTAGATATGAATGTGGACAATATTGAGCTGCTTATAGAACAATTTCCCGAGAAATATCGAGTGATATTGTATAGCGGGTCGCTGGAACTTATGGATATTCCTATCCATCTGCAATCAACAGGTTGTCGTTATTTTAATGCATATACGAGTCCTGAAGAAATCATTAAGATTTTAATGGGCTGCGTTTGAAAAACAACCGGCTAGCCAAAAAATACGCTCCAAGGAGGTATAAAACAATGATTCAGGTCAGTGAAGCAGCAGCAGAAAAAATCGTTGAAATCCTGGCAAGTACGGATACCCAGAATTCTTTCCTTCGGGTCGGGGTCGATGAGGGGGGATGCAGTGGTTTATCCTATAGCCTTATCGTAGATGAACAGCAAGCAGAAGGGGATATCTTATTAGATAAAGGTGTATTTCGTATATTGGTTCACACCAATACGGTTCCATATATTGAAGGACTTGAGATTGATTACGAAGAAAGTGGAATGTTAGGGGGATTCACCATGAATAATCCTAATGCAAAAGTTTCATGTGGATGCGGGGCCAGTTTCCGAATGGCGAATTACCGTGGTGAGGTCAAAAAATGTGATTAATTGTCAGGATGACGGAATATTTTCAACCAATATCTCATATTAAACATACAATGAAGGAGCTTTCTATTTGCTGATCGTGCAATCATGTCTTTTCAACTCAGGGAGAGAATGTCATGAATATTTTTGAGAATCACATACCTTTGGAAAAATTGAAATGGAATGAGCCATTAAAAGACCACACGTATATAAAGCTGGGTGGTAAAGCAGACATACTTATCCATCCCACAACGAAAGAAGAAATTATTAACGTGGTTAACATTGCAAAAACACATCAAATACCTCTAACGATTATTGGAAAAGGATCAAATGTCATTATCAAAGATCAGGGCGTGCGTGGAATAACGCTCTCTCTGAGCGAATTTGATCAGATTAAAGTCTATGGTGACAAGATTGTCGTGCAGAGCGGTTCCAACATTATTGATGTGTCACGTACTGCTTTGCATAACAGCTTAACAGGTCTGGAGTTTGCATGTGGAATACCCGGAAGTACAGGTGGCGCCTTATATATGAATGCGGGAGCTTACGGTGGTCAGATGGATGAGGTCGTTGAGCGAGCGCTAGTGGTTACTAAAAACGGAGAGCTGATAAACATGGTCCGAGATGACATGCAGCTTGGTTATCGAAACAGTATCTTTCGAACGGATCAATACATCATACTTGAAGTGGAATTTAAGCTTAAACCAGGGAATAAGGATGTCATTTCGAGTATCATGCAGGATTTAACGTTTAAACGGGAATCCAAACAACCGCTTGAATTTCCCTCTTGCGGAAGTGTATTCAAACGTCCAGAGGGACATTATGTCGGAAAACTCATTCAAGAGTGTAATTTACAAGGCACTCGCATTGGGGGAGCGGAAATTTCCAAGAAGCATGCTGGTTTTATCATTAATGCAGATGATGCCACTGCTGAGGATTATTTAGAATTAATCAAATTAATTAAAAAAACAGTACGTAATCAATTTAATATTGAATTGGAGACGGAAGTCATTATCTTGGGAGAGTAGGCAGCTATGAACAGTGAGCTAAGTGTTGTCATCTATATTCTGGTTCTCCTTAGTTCACATGAAAATGAGAAACTAACCAGTACTCAGATCTCTGAAAGGATTCGGGTGAACCCGGCGAGGATACGCCGAGTCCTTAGCTCGATCAAAAAAGTGGGATACGTTAAGGCAAAAGAAGGTATTGACGGTGGTTATGTTTTGTCTAAAGACCCGTATGAGATAACCTTGAAGGATGTGTACACCCTGGTGTCTTCCAAACCGCTTCAGATTCCCAAACCATCCATTATGAAAAAAGGGAATTTAACTGCAGAGGTAGATATTCAGCTCGCAAACATTTTCATAGAAAGTGAACAACAGTTAATGCAGCAGTTAGAAAAAATCACCCTAGGCAGTATGCTTCATGTGATGAAGGAATGTGCATTGGAAACCATGGAATAGTTTGATGATGAAGAAGAAATCATAGGAGGTTAATGTTGTGAAATTAATCGGATTATCCGGGTCACTGATTGGATCAAAGACACCAGTGGGTGTGGATGCTGTACTCCAATTCGTAAAAAATAATCATCCAGAAATTGAAGTGGAACTCATAGATTTAAGAGATTATAAAGGGATCGAATTTTGCGATGGTCGCAAGTTGGAGGAATACAATGAAGACACCCAGTTGGTGGTCCGAAAATTGATTGATGCTGACTTTTACGTTATCGGCACACCAATATATCAATCCTCTCTGACAGGCGTACTGAAGAATGTATTCGACCTTCTGCCCGTGCAGAGCATTTACAATAAAGTGATGGGTTTTATAGCAACCGGGGGCACCTATCAGCATTATTTGGTAGTGGAAAATCAATTAAAACCGATTGCTGGCTTTTTCCGCTCTTATGTCGCCCCAAGCTATGTATATCTGAATAGTGATCATTTTGATGCTGAGAATAACATTAAAGATACTGAAGCACTAAGTCGGCTGGAAAAGTTGGCTGAGGAACTGGTCTTCATGCAGACTCAACTAAAAGCTTCATCGAGCTGAAATAAGCAAGGATTAAATTTATGTTTCATTAAAGAACAAAGGTAGCCGATCAGTACGATCGGCTGCCTTTGTTTATTTTCAACTTCAAAAGTTAGCAGAATTCATATCAAAGAGGTGGGTAGTCAAAAGTTATTTTTCTCATGCGTGGCTTTTTTGCTTCCTCCGGTGTCTAATTATATGTAAATCAAGAGGAGGTTCCCCACCATGTCAGGAGCTCATGACACGAAACCTGTTTATCCGGATGAACAGGAAAGCATCACCATCTTTGAGAACACGTATGAGCAATATCGTCAACGAATCAGCAAATACTTCTCACTGAAATTGAATCCGTTGGTTGCAGACGATTTGACCCAACAGGTATTTTTGAAAGCAGTCGAAAATATTCACAGCTTTAAAGGAGGCTCTAATTTATTCACCTGGATCTTTAAGATTGCTCAGAACACGGTGAAGAACGAATATCGCAGGTTATCGCGACAAAAAGAATCTCCTTATGATTTTACAGATTATGAATCGCAATCGATCTCTCTTGAATTTACGAAACATGTTGATATTCGAATTGATATTGGCTCCGCGTTACAAAAGCTGGATGAGATTGATCAGGAAATTATTGCATTACGCTTTTTCGTTGACTGCACCTTGCCCGAAATATCCAAGATAGTTGGACGACGGGAAAGTGCAGTAAAGAACAGACTATACAGGGCTTTGGAGAAATTAAGAAAAGAACTAAAAGAGTGGGGGGATATTGCCATCATGTCTATTCAAGACCTGATTTCCATTGTAAATAAAGGTGAAAACCATGATACGAATGATCGTACGAAGAAAGTGCATCAAGATTTGTTCGATGAACTCAATAATAGTGTTGAACGAGTGTCGACCAAATATAAACATCATCCATCACAAAAGGTAGTTATTGAAATTTATCCTGATCTACCAACATTCCATCAAGCCGTCGGCGAAACAGATGCCCCCAATTGGTTTATGGGCACATATGAAGGGCGTACTCTGAAGATTGTTTCTCCATTGAATCCGGGACCGGAGCATACGTATCAATCCATTCTGAAAGGCACAGTCCACTTGTTCGCCATGTGGCTAATCAGCGACATTAATCCTGCAGCTCCCAAATGGATAAGACAGGGTATTGGTGGATATGAAGCTAAACAGATGTCCCAAGATTTCATTAAAGGATCAACGGAAGATAGCATACGCAATCAGTCGATTCCATCTTTTGATGAATTAAATAACGATACGTGGGATTTTGAAACGATGAAAGGTTTTCAGTTCTCTTATATGATGGTGGAATTTGTGGTTGAGCGATACGGGATAGAGGCATTAAACAAACTGATTCGCAATCCTCTAGATTTCAAAGGGATCTTTCAATGCAGTGAGACTGAACTGTATGAGCAATGGGTGAAGTATATAGAAATATAATAGAAATACAACCTTATACTTTTGTTTATAGGCTCGGTGATGAACCGGGCTTTTTTGTATTAGCAAAGGTTTGGAGCATTGATGTAGGTGAATTCGTTATATTTGACTTAGAGGGCACTCTAAGCTGTAAACTTGAAGAAGACACATCTGGAAGGAGATTATTTTGATGAACCAGGATAATAAGCCAAAAACCTCACAACATAAAATCGGTTCCGGATTCAACCATCGGACGACAGCTGAGGAAGTATTGAATAACACGGATTTATCCGGAAAACTTGCCATCGTCACGGGTGGATATTCCGGATTGGGACTGGAAACTACACGTGCACTCGTTCGTGCTGGAGCCAAGGTTGTTGTGACCGCACGTCGGCCAGCTATCGCCAAAGAGGCTCTTGCAGGGCTCGCTAATGTAGAGATTGATGAACTGGACCTCGCAGATCTCACTAGCGTCCGTGTTTTTGCCGAGCGTTTTCTGGCAAGCCACCGGAGTATCGACATGTTGATCCTGAATGCGGGAATTATGGCTTGTCCAGAGACTCGCGTAGGCCCGGGTTGGGAAGCTCAATTTGCTACGAACCATCTTGGACACTTCACCCTGACGAACTTATTATGGCCGGCACTCGTCAGCCATGGAGGAGCACGGGTTGTATCCGTTGCCTCAACAGGGCATCATTTCTCACCAATTCGCTGGGACGATATGCAATTTGAAAATGGCTATGAAAAGTTCCCTGCTTATGGGCAGTCCAAAACAGCAACCATTCTGTTTAGCGTCGAACTGGATAGACGCGGTGCAGATCAGGGCGTGCGTGCGTTCTCTGTACATCCGGGTGGAATTCTGACGCCGTTGCAACGACATATGCCGAAGGAAGAAATGATTGCATTGGGCTGGATTGATGAGTCTGGTCAAGTTGCCAATCCAAACTTTAAAACACCTGAGCAAGGGGCAGCAACGCAAGTATGGGCAGCGACTTCTCCTCAACTTGAGGGAAAAGGTGGCGTGTACTGCGAGGATTGTGACATCAGTGAGCCAGCTCCTGCGGACGGAGCCTTCTTTGGAGTCAAGGACTATGCCATCGACCCTGAGCAAGCCCGTCGTCTATGGGAAGTTTCAGCCCAGTTGACTCAAACATATCTATCAACCTCTTAAGATCTTTTTTTCTGTTCACGAGGAAAGTCGCCTGAAATGGCGGCTTTTTTTGTGTTGGAAATGCCCTTCGTTATGTAAAAGATGTTTTAAAATCGTTTGTTATATACGCCCCCAATGGTCTGTTCTGTATAATTCGTTGTACATCTGGATTCGCTTGCGGATGATGAATGAGGAGGACAATGATGACTTTTTTTCAAAATGGGACACATGAAGAACTTGAATGTTTGCTCGTTCAGGCGAGAAGTGTATGTCTAAGGGCATTAGATCAGTATGAATTAGCATGGGATTGTATACATTTTATTCAGTTGTCAGATAACATCACGTACAAAATCGATACATCTCCATTGAAAAGCTATTTGCTTCGCATTCATTCCAATCGGCTAAGTAAAGAGTCTATCCGTTCAGAACTTACTTTGCTTCAATCATTGGGCACATCTGATGATCTCCACGTACCTCAGGGTGTGGCGAGTCGCGATGGCTCGTATGTTTTGTTCATAGAGGCAGAAGAAGAGGGGATGTACTTTTATGTCACGATGATGAATTGGGTGGACGGAGAGCATATGGATGGAAATGAGGTTAATGAACGTTGTGCATACCGTATGGGCTCTATGGCCGCAAAACTCCATGAAGCAATTACCCGTTTTGTACCATCTGTTGATTTTTCTCGTCCCATATGGGGAGAAGAGAGTTTTAAAGTGGATATGACCAAACTGAGACGTTATTATACAAGGTTTTTATCCGATCAGGCATGGAAGACGTATCAGAGAGCATCCCATAAAATATTATCCCAACTTGCAGACTTGAATCAGAATCCACAGCATTACGGAATCATCCACGGAGATTTACATATTGGTAACATCGTATTCAACGATGAACAACCTAATCCAATTGATTTTGGACGATGTGGCTACGGATATTATCTTTACGATATAGCAAACACAATATTAGGGCTTTTTCCCGCACAACGTTTGGAGTTCATCAGAGGTTATGAAAGTGTAAGGACACTGCCAACAGATTATGTTGAGGTTCTGGAAAGTTTCTTTATCATGTGCATAATTGAGAATTACAGCCACCACTCTTCCGATCCTAGAGAAGCATCACGATTAATTGATGAGCAGCCGTACGCACAAGCGTGTATCAGAGAATATTTAATGAATGCTCCATTTCTTTTCAATGGGATAGAAGTACAGGAAGTTACTTAAATGAATGTCTTGGAATCAGCTCTACTGCTTTTTATCTTGCTCGCATGGCATCACGTCTTCAGGAAGTTTCAGAAAAGTTCAAGTTTGAAATATAATCATTTCAAAAGAGAAACGTAAAACGCATCGAATCCATAGACGCGATGCGTTTATTTTATATTGAAGTCACAGGTTTATTTTTTAGTATAAGATCCTAATTGTTTTTGTGAAAAAGGATGAACGGAGTTTTTGTTTCTTAGCCACATATTGCCTTTAACAATTAAAACATAGACAGCTACGACAAAGTAAATCATGCTCCAAAGCCAGTCTGTTGGTGTTAACATATTCTGTTCATAGGCACTTTTAATGTACCAGATTCCAATTGGCAAATGCAGAAATATCGCTGAAAATAATCCGGGATTATATATGCTTTTTGCTTTTATATTAGCGAAGATGCCATGCCAGATAATCTGGAAAAATCCCATTAATATAGGTGCCAGACCCAGCCATACAACGGAAGGGAAGAATACAGGCGGTAAATAAAACACATAGGCGATAATCAGATTAATAATCATCGCTGACTGCTGATTTAACGGATATCTCTCAGGTGTTTTACTTTGGAACAAAACTTTATTAAACAAACCTGCAAAGTAACCCGGCCATCGATATTCTTCAAATTGATGCAGGAGTATGGCAATAAAGCTTAACCATAAAATGCTGTTAATGCGCGGAAGTGTTCCCCAATCCAAGATGAGATAAATACATACAAGGCATGCAATGATCGATCCCAAGTCTTGCCAATGTTTTCTTAACATGTTCAACTGAATCGCCTCCATCAATGTTGTTTAATGAAAGTATCTTTCAAAGAGCAAGTCAATTTGTGCTTCTATCGGAGCAATCTTCACAGAAGCTCCTTTTTCCAGAATAGGACTCATAAGTGCCGGGAGAAAAAGCGCCCCGAAAACTTGCGTCATCATTGTGGTCAGTCGTTCCGGTTGTTGCTCTCCGGTTATCTCTTTTAACGTATTTTGAACTTTGGGGAACCCCAATAAATTTAAGAATGAACCGTATTCCTGTTGAGATGAGAAATCTGCTGAACCCATAAGAATAATTCTGGATAACAATTCGGGATATTCACGGATGACTTGTAAATAATCCATTAAGAATTGCTTTAATCGATCTCGGGCGGGAATGGATAATTCATCGAGTATAACAAAGGTATGCTGAAAGCTACTCAGAATCATTTTAATAGATTCACTGATCAAATTTTCTTTGGAGCCGAAGTAATAATTAACCAGGGATACATTTGTGCCAGAGGCTTCGGCAATTTTTCGTATGGTGATGCCTTCAAATCCACTTTGTTTGGTGAACTCTAGTGTGGCTTGCATAATCTTTTCTTTTGTTTCACTTTTCTTGTCTGGTTCCATATGTAAAACCTCCAATAAAGTTATTCAAACAATGTTTTAAACAGTGTTTGAATTTATATTAGCACGTTTTCCTAATTTTGCAAGTCATACATTTGGAGTATTGACCATTAACTAAGAAACATCATTTCGAAGGCTTTTCATGAAGACATGTTCAGTTTTTCGTGGGTGTTTTATTATGAAATGCGAAAAGGTTGATGTAACAAAAATATCTCTAAACAAAAAGCGTTATACCTGTGGTATGTTTTACGTACGAATACCGCTTTAATGTGAGAGGAGATTGTATGCCACAAGTGAAAAGAGTAATTCGGAGCAAGTGGTTTCTATGGATAACAGGTGTTATCGGTATTTTTATCGCTGCATTTTGCGTATTATCCTTCTTCCTGGTAAATTCGGTATCGGCTACTTTTGAAGCCGGAAGTGTTGAAGAAAAATATGCTCTACCCGGCACGTACGAGGTAGATACGCTGGAGATCAAGGACGAGCAAGGCGAGAAGCTGTACAGGATTTATTCTCCGCAATCAACGGATGTCTTGCATCCCCTCATCGCTTGGGGCAACGGAACCGGGGCATTACCTGACAATTATGATCAGTTGTTAAGACACCTGGCCAGTTGGGGATTTATTGTCATTGATACATACAGTCAAACCACGGGTACAGGAAAAGAAATTATGGCTGCGATCCAATATATGCTCAGTGAAAATGAAGCGACGGTCAGCCCGTTCTATCACAGGAT
This window of the Paenibacillus marchantiae genome carries:
- a CDS encoding HesB/IscA family protein; amino-acid sequence: MIQVSEAAAEKIVEILASTDTQNSFLRVGVDEGGCSGLSYSLIVDEQQAEGDILLDKGVFRILVHTNTVPYIEGLEIDYEESGMLGGFTMNNPNAKVSCGCGASFRMANYRGEVKKCD
- the murB gene encoding UDP-N-acetylmuramate dehydrogenase; this translates as MNIFENHIPLEKLKWNEPLKDHTYIKLGGKADILIHPTTKEEIINVVNIAKTHQIPLTIIGKGSNVIIKDQGVRGITLSLSEFDQIKVYGDKIVVQSGSNIIDVSRTALHNSLTGLEFACGIPGSTGGALYMNAGAYGGQMDEVVERALVVTKNGELINMVRDDMQLGYRNSIFRTDQYIILEVEFKLKPGNKDVISSIMQDLTFKRESKQPLEFPSCGSVFKRPEGHYVGKLIQECNLQGTRIGGAEISKKHAGFIINADDATAEDYLELIKLIKKTVRNQFNIELETEVIILGE
- a CDS encoding Rrf2 family transcriptional regulator, producing MNSELSVVIYILVLLSSHENEKLTSTQISERIRVNPARIRRVLSSIKKVGYVKAKEGIDGGYVLSKDPYEITLKDVYTLVSSKPLQIPKPSIMKKGNLTAEVDIQLANIFIESEQQLMQQLEKITLGSMLHVMKECALETME
- a CDS encoding NADPH-dependent FMN reductase produces the protein MKLIGLSGSLIGSKTPVGVDAVLQFVKNNHPEIEVELIDLRDYKGIEFCDGRKLEEYNEDTQLVVRKLIDADFYVIGTPIYQSSLTGVLKNVFDLLPVQSIYNKVMGFIATGGTYQHYLVVENQLKPIAGFFRSYVAPSYVYLNSDHFDAENNIKDTEALSRLEKLAEELVFMQTQLKASSS
- a CDS encoding RNA polymerase sigma factor, whose protein sequence is MSGAHDTKPVYPDEQESITIFENTYEQYRQRISKYFSLKLNPLVADDLTQQVFLKAVENIHSFKGGSNLFTWIFKIAQNTVKNEYRRLSRQKESPYDFTDYESQSISLEFTKHVDIRIDIGSALQKLDEIDQEIIALRFFVDCTLPEISKIVGRRESAVKNRLYRALEKLRKELKEWGDIAIMSIQDLISIVNKGENHDTNDRTKKVHQDLFDELNNSVERVSTKYKHHPSQKVVIEIYPDLPTFHQAVGETDAPNWFMGTYEGRTLKIVSPLNPGPEHTYQSILKGTVHLFAMWLISDINPAAPKWIRQGIGGYEAKQMSQDFIKGSTEDSIRNQSIPSFDELNNDTWDFETMKGFQFSYMMVEFVVERYGIEALNKLIRNPLDFKGIFQCSETELYEQWVKYIEI
- a CDS encoding SDR family NAD(P)-dependent oxidoreductase, coding for MNQDNKPKTSQHKIGSGFNHRTTAEEVLNNTDLSGKLAIVTGGYSGLGLETTRALVRAGAKVVVTARRPAIAKEALAGLANVEIDELDLADLTSVRVFAERFLASHRSIDMLILNAGIMACPETRVGPGWEAQFATNHLGHFTLTNLLWPALVSHGGARVVSVASTGHHFSPIRWDDMQFENGYEKFPAYGQSKTATILFSVELDRRGADQGVRAFSVHPGGILTPLQRHMPKEEMIALGWIDESGQVANPNFKTPEQGAATQVWAATSPQLEGKGGVYCEDCDISEPAPADGAFFGVKDYAIDPEQARRLWEVSAQLTQTYLSTS
- a CDS encoding phosphotransferase enzyme family protein, with protein sequence MKSYLLRIHSNRLSKESIRSELTLLQSLGTSDDLHVPQGVASRDGSYVLFIEAEEEGMYFYVTMMNWVDGEHMDGNEVNERCAYRMGSMAAKLHEAITRFVPSVDFSRPIWGEESFKVDMTKLRRYYTRFLSDQAWKTYQRASHKILSQLADLNQNPQHYGIIHGDLHIGNIVFNDEQPNPIDFGRCGYGYYLYDIANTILGLFPAQRLEFIRGYESVRTLPTDYVEVLESFFIMCIIENYSHHSSDPREASRLIDEQPYAQACIREYLMNAPFLFNGIEVQEVT
- a CDS encoding HXXEE domain-containing protein — protein: MNMLRKHWQDLGSIIACLVCIYLILDWGTLPRINSILWLSFIAILLHQFEEYRWPGYFAGLFNKVLFQSKTPERYPLNQQSAMIINLIIAYVFYLPPVFFPSVVWLGLAPILMGFFQIIWHGIFANIKAKSIYNPGLFSAIFLHLPIGIWYIKSAYEQNMLTPTDWLWSMIYFVVAVYVLIVKGNMWLRNKNSVHPFSQKQLGSYTKK
- a CDS encoding TetR/AcrR family transcriptional regulator, which produces MEPDKKSETKEKIMQATLEFTKQSGFEGITIRKIAEASGTNVSLVNYYFGSKENLISESIKMILSSFQHTFVILDELSIPARDRLKQFLMDYLQVIREYPELLSRIILMGSADFSSQQEYGSFLNLLGFPKVQNTLKEITGEQQPERLTTMMTQVFGALFLPALMSPILEKGASVKIAPIEAQIDLLFERYFH